The following coding sequences are from one Arthrobacter crystallopoietes window:
- a CDS encoding CynX/NimT family MFS transporter, with protein sequence MGKEHGLPMPSPRRHPGRLATVMAASTTIVAVLPVFLVGGLAVQLEDDLGMSTAILGAGVAVFWAVSALLSPAAGRVAQRLGARKGMLVAVVGGLAALSGIAFATPHWAWLFVWLAVGGVANALGHPPSNGLIVDQVAVRNRAFAFGLKQAAVPAATMIAGLSVPVLALTVGWKWTFTIGAAFALLLVPVLIGLVPGKRQAVSAAGNPRRLTGSASGPLPRKLKSFLIVTAIAAAMGSAQANALGAFTVISATQAGFDVATAGLLLGVGSATGCLTRPLFGMAADRGIGGSMGTVAIMLSIGCAGLLAIASGNQIAFAAGCILAFGFGWGWNGLVHYVVSHRSHPFTARATGIAQSGTYIGGSLGPLAFGIVFAGFGPTIAWTSAAVLAAMGAGAALVAHRLERELSAPTETPRPAADTPNHELVHGPERDACQSN encoded by the coding sequence ATGGGCAAGGAACACGGGCTCCCAATGCCCTCGCCGCGCCGGCACCCGGGACGCTTGGCCACCGTGATGGCTGCTTCCACCACCATTGTTGCTGTGCTTCCCGTGTTCCTCGTGGGCGGACTGGCTGTGCAGCTGGAAGACGATCTGGGCATGAGCACGGCGATACTTGGTGCCGGCGTCGCCGTCTTCTGGGCTGTATCCGCCCTGTTGTCCCCGGCGGCCGGCCGTGTGGCGCAACGGCTCGGGGCGCGGAAAGGCATGCTCGTGGCCGTGGTCGGCGGACTTGCCGCGCTCTCAGGCATCGCCTTCGCGACCCCGCATTGGGCTTGGCTGTTCGTCTGGCTCGCAGTGGGCGGCGTAGCGAATGCCCTCGGGCATCCGCCGTCCAACGGACTGATTGTTGACCAGGTTGCCGTCAGGAACCGCGCCTTCGCCTTCGGCCTCAAACAGGCAGCCGTTCCGGCAGCGACCATGATTGCTGGCTTGTCCGTTCCCGTCCTCGCACTAACGGTCGGCTGGAAATGGACTTTCACCATCGGAGCCGCCTTCGCACTCCTGCTGGTGCCCGTACTGATCGGCCTTGTACCCGGAAAACGGCAGGCTGTTTCGGCCGCGGGTAACCCGCGGCGGCTGACGGGATCGGCATCAGGTCCGCTTCCCCGTAAGCTAAAGTCCTTCCTGATTGTCACCGCCATCGCCGCCGCCATGGGCTCGGCCCAAGCAAACGCCCTGGGCGCCTTCACCGTCATCTCCGCGACCCAAGCAGGTTTCGACGTCGCAACGGCAGGACTCCTGCTCGGCGTGGGCAGCGCGACGGGATGTCTGACGCGACCGTTGTTCGGCATGGCAGCGGATAGGGGAATCGGCGGCTCGATGGGGACCGTCGCCATCATGCTGTCCATAGGATGCGCGGGATTGCTTGCCATCGCTTCGGGAAACCAAATCGCGTTCGCGGCCGGTTGCATCCTTGCCTTCGGCTTTGGCTGGGGATGGAACGGACTCGTGCACTATGTCGTCTCGCACCGCTCCCACCCCTTCACGGCCCGCGCAACAGGCATCGCCCAAAGCGGGACCTACATTGGCGGGTCCCTTGGTCCGCTGGCATTTGGCATCGTGTTCGCCGGCTTCGGCCCCACCATCGCCTGGACTTCCGCCGCGGTTCTCGCAGCAATGGGGGCAGGTGCCGCCCTTGTGGCGCATCGGCTTGAAAGGGAGCTTTCCGCCCCTACCGAAACGCCTCGTCCGGCAGCAGATACGCCCAATCACGAGCTCGTGCATGGACCAGAACGTGATGCCTGCCAAAGTAACTAA